AAATTGGCCAACAACAATTTTGGTTCAGTCGATGTGTTAGGAATTAACTGTCCCATTTTCAAAAATCAGGCGACTGCCATGTAGCCAGTCCCTTTGATCTAATCGATTCTAAGAGCAAAATCCCAACAACGGCAGGATATTAAGGAGAGGAACATGTATAATGCTGTAGTCGTACAGAAGAGTTGTAGCCAATAAAATGAATCAAGCATTTTATTCAAGAAGTAGACCAAGATAAAATCTACATGGTTTCAAGGATACAAAgacatttttttttgcggggaaaggaTACAAAGACATTACTAAAGAATATACAAAGACAATGGTGTTGTACATACTAGTAATTATTTCTCGGCAACCAAAAAATACTAATAATTATCATCGTCTCCCTGGCCCATGGGGACTGGTACCTTCTCCTGCTACATCATTTTTCCATTTTGTTACTTTTGATCAGATTCGTCGCATAAACTTGGTAGAAGTGTTGTGCCATAAGCCACAGGATGGTTGTCAACTCACCGCCACTGTTGAGCTTCTCAGCATGGAACCTCCTGCTGCACTTGTTGCCAGCGTAGGCAAGAATATCCATCCACACCGCAAGGACAAGTTCCGGTACGGATTTAACCTTGTCATCTTTCTCCATTGCTAGCAGTTCCTTTGCAAGGTCAGTTACATAGGAGAGACGTGGAGCCTCGTAGGTGAAGCCTTTGCCCTCATACTTGTATATTTCTTTTGCAAGCTCCTCTCTGTCACTGACCCTTAAATCAGACTTGGGGTCATCATGCAGGCGGAACAGATTCTTGAGCGAAGCACACAGGTTCATGTCTTGACGCCTATCAGTTGATCCCCAAGTCTTGACCAGACTTTCACAGGTTAGTTGGTACAACCTGTTTTGGGGGAGGCCTGGCAGCATATCCGGCTGCTCCACGAGAAGGAACATCATGTAGTTGGATATCACCTTGACCGCCTCCACATCATCCTGCGTCTTCTTTTCTTTGGCTTGCTCGCTCTTGGCGAGGAAAACTTCGGTGGCGATGTGCCAGATGATTATGCACTCCTGGAACTCAACGCCGAGGGAATTTGTGAGACGAGAGTTGAACAACCCCCTGCTATACAGTGTTTCCTCAACCCACTTCTTCCTGAGCATGCCCAGTGAGTTCACAAACCCCTCATTGTATATAATATGTTGCATATATTTAGAGATACGATCCTTGAGATGGCCCTGCATGTCAGCTTCCCATGAGTAATGCTCGCTGTTCCATAGCTCATTTAGTCCTGATCCCACCATCTTGGCCAAACTGCCAAGCAGAGGCCTGGTGCGTGCACTGTTAGAACCGGTGCAATAGTGTAGCATGTTGTACTGACCCATGGTATGTGACCACCTCCTTGATCTGTACCGGCTACCTCCTCCTACCCTGACAAGATGGTGAAGATATGCAACCACACGCCTAAGCCGGTCCCATCTTTTATTGCACAGTGCTGCGTATCGAAGCCAGTCCCATGTCGTGGTGCTCAGGAAGGCAAATGTCCAGGAGGAGCCTAGGGCGTTCAGCAGCGATGTCATCTCCATGAACAAGGCACCACCATACAATATGTAGGTGATATTAACATCAACTCTACGGTGCGCCTCCTTGTCAATGAAGATGAAAAGTAGCAGGGAGGCGACAATGGCGAATGGCGAGATGAGGCGTACCAAGTAGCCGAAGCAGGTGTGGATGACAGCCGCCTTGGTGTATAGCATGTCATACATGAGGGAGAGCTCAGTCTCCATCAATTGCCATAAGCTGACCTCGGCTATCATCGCGGTGCTGTCTTGGCCATGTTCATCATCTCCCATCACAGGATAATCAACTATGGCACGCTTGCATATGTAGAACAGCGAGTGAGCTCGTCGCACAAGGGATTCCTCATCGAACTCGCCATACTTCTTTACTGTATCTTGAGGGTGGAAATGTCCATGCATGGCAGCTGGTTGCTTCTTGACGGAGCCCCGGATGCTGTCCAGGTTGCCGCGCATGAGCGCTACCGTCCTCTCCGCGTACTTGACAGCACCGACGGCGAACATCAAGACGGAGGCAAGCCGGAGCCCTTCCTCCGCGATATGCTCGTAGAGGACATATACGGCTCCGGACACCTGAAGGATGGCACTCAGCAAGTGGCGCTTCCAGAGCTTGTTGTCCTCCAGAGAGTAGGCGGTGATGTTGTCCGGGCCTCCGAGGTGCAGCAGGAGGAACGGCGCCCAGAACGCGACGATGGCGTGCTCGCGCGGCGCGCCCGTAAGGGAGAGGTGGCCGAGGGCGTATGTGGCGGTGTAGTCCGACAGCTGATAGGCCACCCAGAGCAGGAACCGCTGCACAGGGTGGCCTCCACGCCTGCGGATCCCGGCAAAGAGGAAGAGGGCGATCTGCCACCCGAGGCTGAAGAGCACCAGGATCTGGATGGACCAATGGTTCCAGAGGTCCCGGGGCGAAGCGACCATTGCTCCTGTCTGCACCGGCCGGATCGGTGGACTAGACGTGGTACCTG
Above is a window of Triticum dicoccoides isolate Atlit2015 ecotype Zavitan chromosome 5B, WEW_v2.0, whole genome shotgun sequence DNA encoding:
- the LOC119309765 gene encoding uncharacterized protein LOC119309765, with translation MPSGETLLAASTSSRPEIDQTVLGRRRGHNGTTSSPPIRPVQTGAMVASPRDLWNHWSIQILVLFSLGWQIALFLFAGIRRRGGHPVQRFLLWVAYQLSDYTATYALGHLSLTGAPREHAIVAFWAPFLLLHLGGPDNITAYSLEDNKLWKRHLLSAILQVSGAVYVLYEHIAEEGLRLASVLMFAVGAVKYAERTVALMRGNLDSIRGSVKKQPAAMHGHFHPQDTVKKYGEFDEESLVRRAHSLFYICKRAIVDYPVMGDDEHGQDSTAMIAEVSLWQLMETELSLMYDMLYTKAAVIHTCFGYLVRLISPFAIVASLLLFIFIDKEAHRRVDVNITYILYGGALFMEMTSLLNALGSSWTFAFLSTTTWDWLRYAALCNKRWDRLRRVVAYLHHLVRVGGGSRYRSRRWSHTMGQYNMLHYCTGSNSARTRPLLGSLAKMVGSGLNELWNSEHYSWEADMQGHLKDRISKYMQHIIYNEGFVNSLGMLRKKWVEETLYSRGLFNSRLTNSLGVEFQECIIIWHIATEVFLAKSEQAKEKKTQDDVEAVKVISNYMMFLLVEQPDMLPGLPQNRLYQLTCESLVKTWGSTDRRQDMNLCASLKNLFRLHDDPKSDLRVSDREELAKEIYKYEGKGFTYEAPRLSYVTDLAKELLAMEKDDKVKSVPELVLAVWMDILAYAGNKCSRRFHAEKLNSGGELTTILWLMAQHFYQVYATNLIKSNKMEK